Proteins encoded within one genomic window of Vicinamibacterales bacterium:
- a CDS encoding sulfur transferase domain-containing protein — protein MKTLITATLMAVTLAAAQPPQVTRPTVTGVTNFARLDSTIACAGATTLDGIQEVAKLGYKSIINLREASEAGAQVQESAAAARGAGIKYVHIPMNRNTPDPAVADRFLEAIVDPQAQPVFVHCGSGNRAAAMWMIKRMVVDKWDAEKAGTEAAALGLTNAQLKQFAIDYAAKKK, from the coding sequence ATGAAAACACTCATCACCGCCACGCTGATGGCCGTCACGCTCGCCGCGGCGCAGCCGCCCCAGGTCACCAGACCGACCGTGACCGGCGTCACCAACTTCGCCAGGCTCGATTCCACGATCGCGTGCGCCGGCGCGACGACGCTCGACGGCATCCAGGAAGTCGCCAAGCTCGGCTATAAGTCGATCATCAACCTGCGTGAGGCGTCGGAAGCCGGCGCCCAGGTGCAGGAATCGGCCGCGGCGGCGCGCGGCGCCGGGATCAAGTACGTCCACATCCCGATGAACCGCAACACGCCGGACCCGGCGGTCGCCGACCGCTTCCTCGAGGCGATCGTCGATCCGCAGGCGCAGCCCGTGTTCGTCCACTGCGGCAGCGGCAATCGCGCCGCGGCGATGTGGATGATCAAGCGCATGGTCGTGGACAAGTGGGACGCCGAGAAGGCCGGCACCGAAGCGGCGGCGCTCGGGTTGACCAACGCGCAGCTCAAACAGTTCGCGATCGATTACGCCGCGAAGAAGAAATGA
- a CDS encoding TonB-dependent receptor, giving the protein MRTAGRFLTMLVLFAAIGGTAAAQAPSTITGVVTTKADGLPVPGAAVALVGSDVTVTTGNDGRYTIELPPAFVRAGKVQIKIDALGLPSRIIDVTLNTAAAATTQDVALSLGFEESITVGSRVIGAEAHKAVPVDVITSEQIASTGYAETAQVIQAIAPSFNFPRPTITDGTDTVRPATLRGLGPDQVLVLVNGKRRHQSALVHLNGSIGRGSTGVDLNAIPVSAIERIEVLRDGAAAQYGSDAIAGVINIVLKGGVSAPEVTSKFGLSTGSFVGNSCNAGGTSCQEGSTIDFSDGELFDAGGSWGLRLGQGSLTIAAEYRRHNRTNRASFDPRDQVVAGDAGNNSVPQPNHRWGDPDTRDTMTFVNAQVPLNGRQTRFFYAFGGFSRREANSAGFYRRANDVRNWPQIYPLGFLPEIRPTVIDASVAGGVRGAWNNWAWDASGSFGRNSFEFTIGNSLNVSLGPAIPPNQTEFDAGTLRLGQVVGNVDISRGFKVGSLAGPLNVAFGAEVRREQYEIEAGEPNSYNNGGVRNRAGGIAAIGAQVFPGFRPSNEVNESRHSQAAYVDVEGEVVNRLRLGFAGRTEHYSDFGGTVDGKVSARLEIDRRFVVRGSVSSGFRAPSLGQSFFSSTATNFVNLGQGLVPVESLTLPVTSAPARALGAADLKPEQSTHVSGGAVVSPIPGLDITLDFYRVAIDDRIVLSGNFTNDPRIDALLAPFGANSGRFFTNAIDTRTNGVDLTAAYRVALGTAGALRLQGGFNHTRTEIVGSVATPPQLAGFDQVLFDRIERRRIECGQPRDSVRANADWRLDRWGVNAMFSRFGEFCSFTARPADDQTYSPKWLTDLEASYRIGRELTLAVGAQNLFNIFPDRNITVNSFNGIQTFPSHSPFGMNGRTIYGRVAWKL; this is encoded by the coding sequence ATGCGCACTGCCGGCCGTTTTCTCACGATGCTCGTTCTCTTTGCCGCGATCGGCGGCACTGCCGCCGCGCAGGCCCCGTCCACGATCACCGGCGTCGTGACCACGAAAGCGGACGGACTGCCCGTGCCGGGCGCGGCGGTGGCCCTGGTCGGCTCCGATGTCACCGTCACCACCGGCAACGACGGCCGCTACACGATCGAGCTGCCGCCCGCGTTCGTCCGCGCCGGCAAGGTGCAGATCAAGATTGACGCGCTCGGCCTGCCGTCGCGGATCATCGACGTCACGCTGAACACGGCGGCGGCGGCGACGACGCAGGACGTGGCGTTGAGTCTCGGGTTCGAGGAATCGATCACCGTCGGCTCGCGCGTGATCGGCGCCGAGGCGCACAAGGCGGTGCCCGTCGACGTGATCACCTCCGAGCAGATCGCGTCCACCGGGTATGCGGAAACCGCGCAGGTGATCCAGGCGATCGCGCCGTCCTTCAACTTCCCGAGGCCGACGATCACCGACGGCACCGATACCGTCCGCCCGGCGACGCTGCGCGGCCTCGGTCCCGATCAGGTGCTGGTGCTGGTGAACGGCAAGCGGCGCCATCAGAGCGCGCTGGTGCACCTGAACGGCAGCATCGGGCGGGGATCGACGGGTGTCGATCTCAACGCCATTCCGGTGTCGGCGATCGAGCGGATCGAAGTGCTGCGCGACGGCGCCGCGGCGCAGTACGGGTCGGACGCGATCGCCGGCGTGATCAACATCGTCCTCAAGGGCGGGGTATCGGCGCCTGAAGTCACGAGCAAGTTCGGGCTGTCGACGGGCAGCTTCGTCGGCAACAGCTGCAACGCGGGCGGGACCAGCTGTCAGGAGGGATCGACCATCGACTTCTCGGACGGCGAGCTGTTCGACGCCGGCGGATCGTGGGGGCTGCGCCTCGGCCAGGGCAGCCTGACGATCGCGGCGGAGTACCGCCGGCACAATCGCACCAACCGCGCGTCGTTCGATCCGCGCGACCAGGTGGTCGCCGGCGACGCCGGCAACAACAGCGTGCCCCAGCCGAACCATCGCTGGGGGGATCCGGACACCCGCGACACGATGACGTTCGTCAACGCCCAGGTGCCGCTCAACGGGCGGCAGACGCGGTTCTTCTACGCGTTCGGCGGGTTCAGCCGCCGCGAGGCCAACAGCGCCGGCTTCTATCGCCGGGCCAACGACGTCCGCAACTGGCCGCAGATCTATCCGCTCGGCTTCCTGCCGGAGATCCGGCCGACGGTGATCGACGCGTCGGTCGCCGGAGGGGTGCGCGGCGCGTGGAACAACTGGGCGTGGGATGCCAGCGGGTCGTTCGGGCGCAACAGCTTCGAGTTCACCATCGGCAACTCGCTGAACGTGTCGCTCGGGCCGGCGATCCCGCCGAACCAGACCGAGTTCGATGCCGGCACGCTGCGGCTCGGACAGGTGGTCGGCAACGTCGACATCAGCCGCGGATTCAAGGTGGGCAGCCTCGCCGGCCCGCTCAACGTCGCGTTCGGCGCCGAAGTGCGCCGCGAGCAGTATGAAATCGAGGCCGGCGAGCCCAATTCCTACAACAACGGCGGCGTGCGCAACCGCGCCGGCGGCATCGCCGCGATCGGCGCGCAGGTGTTCCCGGGCTTCCGTCCGTCGAACGAAGTGAACGAATCACGGCACAGCCAGGCGGCCTACGTCGACGTCGAAGGGGAGGTCGTCAACCGGCTGCGGCTGGGATTCGCCGGACGCACCGAGCATTACAGCGACTTCGGCGGCACCGTCGACGGCAAGGTCAGCGCGCGCCTCGAGATCGATCGCCGCTTCGTCGTCCGCGGCAGCGTGAGCAGCGGCTTCCGCGCGCCGTCGCTCGGCCAGTCGTTCTTCTCGTCCACCGCGACCAACTTCGTCAATCTCGGACAGGGGCTGGTGCCGGTCGAATCGCTGACCCTGCCGGTGACCTCCGCACCGGCGCGTGCGCTCGGCGCGGCGGACCTCAAGCCGGAGCAGTCCACGCACGTCAGCGGCGGCGCCGTGGTCTCGCCGATCCCCGGACTCGACATCACGCTCGACTTCTATCGCGTCGCGATCGACGACCGCATCGTCCTTTCCGGCAATTTCACCAACGACCCGCGGATCGACGCGCTGCTGGCGCCGTTCGGCGCCAACAGCGGGCGCTTCTTCACCAATGCGATCGACACCCGCACCAACGGCGTCGACCTCACGGCGGCGTATCGCGTGGCGCTGGGGACCGCGGGGGCGCTGCGGCTGCAGGGGGGCTTCAATCACACCAGGACGGAGATCGTCGGCAGCGTCGCCACGCCGCCGCAGCTCGCCGGCTTCGATCAGGTGCTGTTCGATCGCATCGAGCGGCGGCGGATCGAGTGCGGCCAGCCGCGCGACAGCGTCCGCGCCAACGCCGACTGGCGCCTCGATCGGTGGGGGGTGAACGCCATGTTCTCGCGGTTCGGCGAGTTCTGCAGCTTCACCGCCCGTCCGGCCGACGATCAGACCTACAGCCCGAAGTGGCTCACCGATCTGGAAGCGTCGTATCGCATCGGCCGCGAGCTGACGCTCGCCGTGGGGGCGCAGAACCTGTTCAACATCTTCCCGGATCGCAACATCACCGTGAATTCGTTCAACGGCATTCAGACGTTTCCCAGCCACTCACCGTTCGGCATGAACGGGCGCACGATTTACGGCCGGGTTGCGTGGAAGCTGTAG